One genomic region from Spirosoma sp. KCTC 42546 encodes:
- a CDS encoding DUF1501 domain-containing protein yields the protein MEKEILEHGLNFNRRRFLSRLSLGLGSAALGSLLIPDLFSGNGMDEEGLTPGIPHFAPKAKRVIYLFQNGAPSQQELFDYKPKLQEMMGQEIPPSVRGTQRLTGMTANQKEFPLVGSFVDFKQYGQSRAWVSDLFPYTAKIVDDLCIVKSMFTEAINHDPALTFLQTGSQQGNRPSMGSWLSYGLGNENKNLPNFTVLLSRGIGNGQGVYSKLWSNGFLDSIHQGVQFSKGEDPVLYLRDPDGMNRQDRRDMLDNLAQLNDLSYQEFGDPEITAKVKQYEMAYRMQTAVPEVMDLSKEPDDIIKLYGPDCLVPGTFAANCLLARKLSENGVRFVQLYHQGWDQHGNLPFEIAKQAKDVDQASAALVTDLKQRGLLDETLVIWGGEFGRTSYTQGKLTKDNYGRDHHPRCFTIWMAGGGIKPGIVYGETDEMGYNIIKDPVHVHDFQATVLNQMGLNHEKLIFKHLGRRYRLTDVSGKVVHDIIA from the coding sequence ATGGAAAAAGAAATTCTCGAACACGGTCTGAATTTTAACCGGCGTCGCTTCCTCTCCCGATTGAGTTTGGGATTAGGCAGCGCGGCTCTGGGTTCGTTGCTGATTCCCGATCTGTTCAGTGGAAACGGGATGGACGAAGAGGGGCTAACGCCCGGAATCCCACATTTCGCTCCGAAGGCAAAACGAGTGATTTACCTCTTCCAGAACGGAGCCCCGTCGCAACAGGAATTGTTTGATTACAAGCCTAAACTGCAGGAGATGATGGGGCAGGAGATACCCCCTTCGGTGCGCGGAACACAACGATTGACGGGCATGACGGCCAATCAGAAAGAGTTTCCGCTGGTGGGTTCGTTTGTTGATTTTAAGCAATATGGCCAGTCACGGGCATGGGTCAGTGATCTGTTCCCGTACACGGCCAAAATTGTGGATGATCTCTGCATTGTGAAATCCATGTTTACCGAGGCTATTAACCATGACCCAGCGCTCACCTTTTTACAAACCGGTTCGCAGCAGGGAAATCGACCAAGTATGGGTTCGTGGTTGAGTTATGGATTGGGGAACGAAAACAAAAACCTACCCAATTTTACGGTATTGCTATCGCGGGGGATTGGCAATGGGCAGGGTGTTTATTCCAAGTTATGGTCGAATGGGTTCCTGGATTCCATTCATCAGGGCGTTCAGTTCAGCAAGGGCGAAGACCCCGTTTTGTACTTGCGCGATCCTGACGGCATGAATCGGCAGGATCGTCGGGATATGCTCGATAATCTGGCGCAACTCAACGATCTGTCGTATCAGGAGTTTGGCGATCCGGAGATAACGGCCAAGGTAAAACAGTACGAAATGGCGTATCGGATGCAAACCGCCGTACCCGAGGTCATGGATTTATCGAAGGAGCCAGACGATATCATCAAACTCTACGGCCCAGATTGCCTGGTGCCGGGTACGTTTGCCGCCAACTGCCTGCTCGCCCGAAAATTATCGGAAAATGGGGTTCGCTTTGTTCAGTTGTACCATCAAGGCTGGGATCAGCATGGGAATCTACCATTTGAGATCGCCAAGCAAGCGAAAGACGTCGACCAGGCATCGGCGGCTTTAGTGACCGATCTGAAACAACGGGGTTTACTTGACGAAACGCTGGTGATTTGGGGTGGTGAGTTCGGCCGAACCAGCTATACGCAGGGCAAACTGACCAAGGATAATTACGGTCGGGATCACCATCCCCGTTGCTTCACGATCTGGATGGCGGGTGGCGGTATCAAGCCCGGCATCGTATACGGCGAAACCGATGAGATGGGCTATAATATCATCAAAGACCCCGTCCATGTGCATGATTTTCAGGCTACGGTGCTGAACCAAATGGGCCTTAACCATGAGAAGCTGATCTTCAAACACCTGGGCCGTCGATACCGATTGACCGACGTTTCTGGGAAAGTGGTGCACGATATTATTGCCTGA